A region from the Anomaloglossus baeobatrachus isolate aAnoBae1 chromosome 11, aAnoBae1.hap1, whole genome shotgun sequence genome encodes:
- the LOC142256993 gene encoding chemerin-like receptor 1 yields the protein MEDLTTMIPFSYITQLGETFTNTTEHNNQNHALTAVDYISLVVYSLAFLLGTIGNGLVIWFTVFKMKKTVNVIWFLNLAIADFLFTLFLPLSIIYLANSFYWLFGNFMCKLNSMVAFINLYASVFLLTAISMDRCASVIIPVWCQNHRTPRLAYFVVIAVWIMAFILSLPYFIFRDTYQDDEISVCYNNFDLEDPEELNFGVSRHKATVILRFVVAFIIPFSIIVTCYSVIAFRIHKNHLTTSSKPFNVIIAVIITFFLCWLPYHIFSFLELHAFYGNDEHLPKVVRVGMPLTTSLAFTNSCVNPFLYVFIGRDFQNKFGKSILSIFEKAFNEESEHKDLKSKTKSTSESQII from the coding sequence ATGGAGGACCTTACAACAATGATTCCATTCTCCTATATTACGCAACTGGGCGAAACTTTTACCAATACCACTGAACACAACAACCAAAACCATGCATTGACTGCTGTGGATTACATTTCTTTGGTGGTTTACTCTTTAGCTTTTCTGCTCGGGACCATTGGGAATGGCCTGGTTATCTGGTTCACAGTCTTCAAGATGAAAAAGACAGTCAACGTCATTTGGTTTCTTAATTTGGCAATTGCCGACTTTTTGTTCACGTTATTCCTCCCCTTGAGCATCATCTACCTGGCGAACAGTTTCTACTGGCTCTTTGGAAACTTCATGTGCAAGTTGAACAGTATGGTGGCTTTCATCAATCTGTATGCAAGCGTCTTCCTACTCACTGCCATCAGTATGGACCGTTGTGCCTCTGTCATCATCCCAGTTTGGTGCCAAAACCACCGAACACCAAGACTAGCTTACTTTGTTGTCATAGCTGTTTGGATTATGGCTTTTATATTAAGCCTACCATACTTTATTTTTCGAGACACCTACCAGGACGATGAGATCAGTGTTTGCTATAACAATTTTGACCTTGAAGACCCTGAAGAATTAAACTTTGGTGTATCGCGGCACAAAGCGACCGTCATATTACGATTTGTTGTAGCATTTATTATTCCTTTCTCCATCATTGTCACGTGTTACTCTGTAATTGCCTTCCGCATCCATAAAAACCACTTGACCACCTCTTCCAAACCCTTCAACGTCATAATCGCCGTGATAATTACCTTCTTCCTCTGCTGGCTTCCTTACCACATTTTCTCCTTCCTGGAACTGCATGCATTTTATGGGAATGATGAACATCTGCCTAAAGTAGTTCGTGTTGGGATGCCACTAACTACCAGCCTCGCGTTCACGAACAGCTGCGTCAATCCTTTCCTCTATGTTTTTATTGGTCGAGACTTTCAAAATAAATTTGGGAAGTCCATCTTATCCATATTTGAAAAAGCCTTCAATGAAGAGTCTGAGCATAAGGACCTGAAGAGCAAGACCAAGTCTACGTCTGAATCCCAAATCATCTGA